The Synergistaceae bacterium sequence CAGTTCAATTAGCCTCCACTTCTCTTGGTCTGCAACGGCTCGTTATGCTCATTGCGGAGAGAAAAGCCAACAAGCACGAGATCCCTCCCCGTCACTCCATGCGGTGGAAGGAGGTGGTCTCGATGCGCTCGGACTCGCACAGGGCGCGGACACGTTCCTCCTCCTCGCAGGGGAAGTCGCAGGCCAGGCCACAGCTTGCGGAGATGCTGCGCGGCACGGGGACTATCTTCGCCTTAATCCCGTGTTTGCGGCATACCCGCTCGAACAGGACGGCCATGCTGGTTATCTCGAACGTCGCCAGGCAGCGCATACCGTTATCTTTATTCGTCGCCGTACTCGGCTAGAAGCAGCTCGCGCATATCGGACAGGGGTATGTTTTGCTCGGCGGACATGCGGCTCACGTCCTCGTACTCCGGGTTGACCCGGGTTCCGTCGCCGGTGCGGGCGATCTTGTAGCGGGCCCTGCCCCATTTCGTCTCCCTCTCGACGACCTCCGCGTTCGCCTTGAGCCTCCGAACCGTGTGCATCCGCACTCCCAGAGTGGTGGTCTCTCGGATGATCAGCCGGGCGAACTTCTCCTCCGACCCGAGGTTGCACAGGCAACCAAGAGTCGTCGCCGGACGGCCCTTCTTCATGAGGATGGGGGTCGCCCAAGCGTCCAGGGCGCCCTCGGCCATCAGCCTCTCGATCACGGGGGAGTAGTACTGAGGGTTCATGTCGTCGATGTTGGTCTCGATTATTACCCCTGAGTCGCGAAGGAAGCCGTCCTCGGCGGTCTCGTCCGCCTCAAGCAGCATCACTCGCAGGACGTTGGGTATGTCGCTCTCCCTGTCGCCCGCTCCCTTGCCGCTTGCGAGCAGCTTTCCGTTCGGGATGGGGCCGAACGACTCGGCCAGCATTCGGACCAGCAGAGCTCCCGTCGGAGTGACCCTCTCCATGGGGCCTCCCTCGACCCTGACCGGCAGGCCTTCGAGCAGCTCCGCTGTGGCGGGAGCCGGTACGGGAAGAATCCCGTGGGCGCACTTTATCGTGCCGTGCCCTACGTTCAGCGGCGACGAGACGACCCTGTCGACCTCTGCCATCTCCAGCAAGACGAAGGCGCCGATTATGTCCACTATGGAGTCGATGGCGCCGACCTCGTGGAAGTGTACCTCCTCGGGGGGCATGCCGTGCACCTTGCCTTCGGCCTCGGCCAGCAGGCGAAACGCCTTGACACTGCGTTCCTTCACCTGGAGCGACAACGGGCTTGCGTCGATTATCGCGAGTATGTCTGACAAACCTCTGTGAGGGTGGTCCTCGAAGGACGCAACATTAACCTTGGCCGCCGCGATCCCTCCCCGCGAGGTGCGGGCTACGGTTATCGACGGGTGCTTCCGCGGGCCCTCGCCGTGGTGGTGAGAATGATGGCCATGTCCTTGCGGAAAGAGCACTAGCTCCCGCATTGTCCGAAGGAACTCGGCCTCGTCCAGTCCAAGGTCCAGCATAGCGCCTAGGAACATGTCCCCCGCGATGCCGGCGAAGCAGTCGAGGTAGAGCGTTCTCATTCGACGACCTCCAACTCCATGTCCTTGGTGCACTGCTTCCCGGAGGTATTGTCCACCACTACCCACGATAGCACATGCTTGCCTACCGGCCACTCGGACAGGTCCAGGATGACGGTGAACCACACGTCGCGGACGCGGCTCTTCAGGATGTGCTCGTGGCTGATGATGCCCTTGTCCTCCGCCACGACCTTTCCCTTGTCGTCCTTTACGAGCAGGTCGAGGGAGAGGCTGATATGATATTGGTCGTCCTTGATTCCCAGCTTGAAGTTGTCCACCTCGAGGTAGACCGTCGGCTT is a genomic window containing:
- a CDS encoding DUF3343 domain-containing protein codes for the protein MRCLATFEITSMAVLFERVCRKHGIKAKIVPVPRSISASCGLACDFPCEEEERVRALCESERIETTSFHRME
- the larC gene encoding nickel pincer cofactor biosynthesis protein LarC, whose translation is MRTLYLDCFAGIAGDMFLGAMLDLGLDEAEFLRTMRELVLFPQGHGHHSHHHGEGPRKHPSITVARTSRGGIAAAKVNVASFEDHPHRGLSDILAIIDASPLSLQVKERSVKAFRLLAEAEGKVHGMPPEEVHFHEVGAIDSIVDIIGAFVLLEMAEVDRVVSSPLNVGHGTIKCAHGILPVPAPATAELLEGLPVRVEGGPMERVTPTGALLVRMLAESFGPIPNGKLLASGKGAGDRESDIPNVLRVMLLEADETAEDGFLRDSGVIIETNIDDMNPQYYSPVIERLMAEGALDAWATPILMKKGRPATTLGCLCNLGSEEKFARLIIRETTTLGVRMHTVRRLKANAEVVERETKWGRARYKIARTGDGTRVNPEYEDVSRMSAEQNIPLSDMRELLLAEYGDE